One window from the genome of Vidua chalybeata isolate OUT-0048 chromosome 3, bVidCha1 merged haplotype, whole genome shotgun sequence encodes:
- the SLC25A27 gene encoding mitochondrial uncoupling protein 4 isoform X1 encodes MSPAEDERSLPLPERWPRASKFALSACAAAVAELVTFPLDLTKTRLQIQGEGAVRGDGAAAGPAVPYRGMLRTAAGIAQEEGVRKLWQGATPAVYRHIVYTGVRMVTYEHLRDSVLGRAEGESFPLWKAVVGGMSAGAIGQFFASPTDLVKVQMQMEGKRKLEGKPLRFRGVHHAFLKILSEGGIRGLWAGWVPNVQRAALVNMGDLTTYDSVKHFLLLNTTLVDNSVTHSVSSACSGLVAAVLGTPADVVKTRIMNQPRDKQGRGLLYKSSMDCLIQTVQGEGFMSLYKGFIPTWMRMAPWSLVFWLAYEQIRRLCGVTSF; translated from the exons ATGTCACCTGCAGAAGACGAGAGGAGCTTACCTCTTCCAGAGAGATGGCCCCGAGCCAGCAAATTCGCTCTGTCAGCCTGTGCAGCGGCTGTGGCAGAACTAG TGACATTTCCCTTGGATCTCACGAAAACCCGGCTGCAAATCCAGGGTGAAGGTGCCGTGCGCGGCGATGgagccgcggccgggccggcggtCCCGTACCGCGGGATGCTGCGCACGGCGGCTGGAATCGCGCAGGAGGAGGGCGTACGGAAGCTCTGGCAAGGAGCCACGCCGGCCGTCTACCGCCACATAG TATACACTGGTGTTCGGATGGTTACTTATGAACATCTCCGTgactctgtgcttggcagggcAGAGGGTGAAAGCTTTCCTCTCTG GAAAGCTGTGGTTGGAGGCATGTCTGCGGGTGCCATCGGACAGTTTTTTGCCAGCCCAACTGATCTGGTGAAGGTGCAGATGCAgatggagggaaaaaggaagttGGAAGGAAAGCCGTTACG GTTTCGAGGCGTGCACCACGCATTTCTGAAGATCCTGTCTGAAGGAGGAATAAGGGGACTTTGGGCTGGATGGGTACCAAATGTCCAGAGAGCTGCTCTGGTGAATATGGGAG ATCTGACCACTTATGACTCAGTGAAACACTTCTTGCTTCTGAACACAACACTTGTGGACAATAGTGTGACTCACAGTGTTAGCAG tgcctgctctgggctggtaGCAGCTGTTCTGGGAACTCCTGCTGATGTGGTCAAAACCCGGATAATGAACCAGCCAAGAGATAAACAAGGAAG AGGTCTGCTCTATAAATCTTCCATGGACTGCTTGATTCAAACTGTCCAGGGTGAAGGGTTTATGTCTCTGTACAAAGGCTTTATACCAACCTGGATGCGAATG GCACCTTGGTCTCTGGTATTCTGGCTTGCATATGAACAAATcagaaggctgtgtggagttacttctttttaa
- the SLC25A27 gene encoding mitochondrial uncoupling protein 4 isoform X2, whose protein sequence is MSPAEDERSLPLPERWPRASKFALSACAAAVAELVTFPLDLTKTRLQIQGEGAVRGDGAAAGPAVPYRGMLRTAAGIAQEEGVRKLWQGATPAVYRHIVYTGVRMVTYEHLRDSVLGRAEGESFPLWFRGVHHAFLKILSEGGIRGLWAGWVPNVQRAALVNMGDLTTYDSVKHFLLLNTTLVDNSVTHSVSSACSGLVAAVLGTPADVVKTRIMNQPRDKQGRGLLYKSSMDCLIQTVQGEGFMSLYKGFIPTWMRMAPWSLVFWLAYEQIRRLCGVTSF, encoded by the exons ATGTCACCTGCAGAAGACGAGAGGAGCTTACCTCTTCCAGAGAGATGGCCCCGAGCCAGCAAATTCGCTCTGTCAGCCTGTGCAGCGGCTGTGGCAGAACTAG TGACATTTCCCTTGGATCTCACGAAAACCCGGCTGCAAATCCAGGGTGAAGGTGCCGTGCGCGGCGATGgagccgcggccgggccggcggtCCCGTACCGCGGGATGCTGCGCACGGCGGCTGGAATCGCGCAGGAGGAGGGCGTACGGAAGCTCTGGCAAGGAGCCACGCCGGCCGTCTACCGCCACATAG TATACACTGGTGTTCGGATGGTTACTTATGAACATCTCCGTgactctgtgcttggcagggcAGAGGGTGAAAGCTTTCCTCTCTG GTTTCGAGGCGTGCACCACGCATTTCTGAAGATCCTGTCTGAAGGAGGAATAAGGGGACTTTGGGCTGGATGGGTACCAAATGTCCAGAGAGCTGCTCTGGTGAATATGGGAG ATCTGACCACTTATGACTCAGTGAAACACTTCTTGCTTCTGAACACAACACTTGTGGACAATAGTGTGACTCACAGTGTTAGCAG tgcctgctctgggctggtaGCAGCTGTTCTGGGAACTCCTGCTGATGTGGTCAAAACCCGGATAATGAACCAGCCAAGAGATAAACAAGGAAG AGGTCTGCTCTATAAATCTTCCATGGACTGCTTGATTCAAACTGTCCAGGGTGAAGGGTTTATGTCTCTGTACAAAGGCTTTATACCAACCTGGATGCGAATG GCACCTTGGTCTCTGGTATTCTGGCTTGCATATGAACAAATcagaaggctgtgtggagttacttctttttaa